A single window of Streptomyces cathayae DNA harbors:
- a CDS encoding ArsR/SmtB family transcription factor — protein MLRVHFTTEDLLRTKVAPGPDPLWEAVLSANLLGNRDGQAVFDPWRARTRARLRHLAPGHAQLIRCLAPPRSDFPDFLTPPEGMHGPEVGVDAVLATPAQRLRAELAVLPALPAWIRPLAEGDLAAVTNLGHALLGYHRVAIAPYWPRIRALVEADRAVRARSLLDGGADGLLHSMRPTLRWNSPVLEADYPVERDVHLDGRGLLLIPSVFCWRTPVALIDPTLDPTLVYPVSRGAGWWTVARTGQAADRALARVLGPGRALTLRMVEEGCTTGELARRTGLAAPTASRNATALREAGLIASLRTANTVTHVLTPLGAALLSADSSYGPGCHLSPAGPSADPAGQGCW, from the coding sequence ATGTTGAGAGTCCACTTCACCACTGAGGACCTGCTCCGTACGAAGGTGGCGCCGGGGCCGGACCCCCTATGGGAGGCGGTACTCAGCGCCAACCTGCTCGGCAACCGCGACGGGCAGGCGGTTTTCGACCCCTGGCGCGCGCGGACCCGGGCTCGACTCCGCCACCTCGCCCCCGGACACGCTCAGTTGATCCGCTGCCTCGCCCCGCCTCGCAGTGACTTCCCGGACTTCCTCACCCCGCCGGAAGGGATGCATGGCCCGGAGGTAGGAGTCGACGCCGTTCTCGCCACCCCGGCCCAGCGATTACGCGCGGAGCTGGCGGTCCTTCCCGCCCTGCCGGCATGGATACGCCCCCTGGCCGAAGGCGACCTGGCTGCCGTCACCAACCTCGGCCACGCGCTGCTCGGCTACCACCGCGTGGCGATCGCCCCGTACTGGCCCCGGATCCGGGCCCTCGTCGAAGCAGACCGGGCGGTGCGCGCACGCTCCCTGCTCGACGGGGGAGCTGATGGCCTGCTGCACAGCATGCGACCGACCCTCCGCTGGAACTCGCCCGTGCTGGAAGCCGACTACCCGGTCGAGCGTGACGTCCACCTCGACGGCCGGGGCTTGCTCCTGATCCCGTCGGTCTTCTGCTGGCGCACCCCGGTCGCCCTCATCGATCCGACCCTCGACCCGACGCTCGTCTATCCCGTCTCCCGAGGGGCGGGATGGTGGACGGTCGCCCGCACCGGCCAGGCCGCGGACCGCGCCCTGGCCCGCGTGCTCGGCCCGGGTCGTGCGCTGACCCTCCGCATGGTCGAGGAGGGCTGCACGACGGGTGAACTGGCCCGGCGGACCGGCCTCGCCGCGCCCACGGCCAGTCGCAACGCGACGGCCCTCCGGGAAGCCGGGCTGATCGCATCCCTGCGGACAGCGAACACGGTGACCCATGTCCTCACCCCGCTGGGGGCGGCCCTGCTCAGCGCCGACTCCTCGTACGGGCCCGGATGCCACCTCTCACCCGCGGGGCCGTCCGCGGACCCCGCGGGACAGGGATGCTGGTGA
- a CDS encoding LLM class F420-dependent oxidoreductase: MTSETREAFGRVGIWSSALHGSRANDAGKEAIADAVAELEELGYGTLWIGGSPSPDDAAAVVAATHTVTVATGILSIWDHTAEEVAARIAAIDASARGRFVLGLGVSHGPMVPQYAKPYSAMVAYLDALDAATPPVNSGHRILAALGPKMLRLATGRALGAHPYLVTTEHTAEAREVLGPDALLAPELSVVLDTDLDRARTTARNMLGMYLRLPNYTDNLLRLGFAESDFEGGGSVRLLDALFALGDAEHVKARTREYLDAGADHVALQVLTADEGGAGLPRAEWRQLAGALADEL; the protein is encoded by the coding sequence ATGACTTCTGAGACACGCGAGGCATTCGGACGGGTCGGCATCTGGAGCAGTGCCCTGCACGGATCGCGGGCAAACGACGCGGGCAAAGAGGCGATCGCGGACGCGGTCGCCGAGCTCGAAGAGCTGGGGTACGGCACTCTCTGGATCGGGGGCAGTCCCTCGCCCGACGACGCCGCGGCTGTCGTCGCCGCCACCCACACGGTCACCGTGGCCACCGGCATCCTCAGCATCTGGGACCACACCGCCGAGGAGGTGGCGGCGCGAATCGCAGCGATCGACGCGAGCGCGCGCGGGCGATTCGTCCTCGGCCTGGGCGTCAGCCATGGCCCGATGGTGCCGCAGTACGCGAAGCCGTACAGCGCGATGGTGGCCTACCTCGACGCACTCGACGCCGCCACCCCACCCGTGAACTCCGGACATCGAATCCTCGCGGCGCTCGGCCCGAAGATGCTGAGGCTCGCGACCGGCCGGGCGCTGGGCGCACACCCCTATCTCGTCACCACCGAGCACACGGCGGAGGCACGCGAGGTGCTCGGCCCCGACGCGCTGCTCGCCCCGGAGCTGTCGGTAGTGCTCGACACCGACCTCGACCGGGCCCGCACCACTGCGCGGAACATGCTGGGGATGTACCTTCGACTGCCCAACTACACCGACAACCTGCTGCGCCTGGGGTTCGCGGAGAGCGACTTCGAGGGCGGCGGCAGCGTCCGTCTTCTCGACGCCCTCTTTGCCCTGGGCGACGCCGAGCACGTGAAGGCCCGGACGCGGGAGTACCTTGACGCCGGCGCCGACCACGTCGCGCTCCAGGTGCTCACCGCCGACGAGGGCGGCGCCGGCCTGCCGCGGGCCGAATGGCGTCAGCTGGCCGGGGCACTCGCCGACGAACTGTAG
- a CDS encoding peptidoglycan-binding domain-containing protein: MRKVKAAVAAATTFAAGMIALAPASPAAAATPTCDWVASYSGAWVPVYRTGTNVNCNLVQGTYGEAVRQLQTTLNKCYKAGLTVDKSFGPATRNALIKAQQAAGTPADGEYGPNTRKAIKHEPLSGSTNCVRVP, from the coding sequence ATGCGCAAGGTAAAGGCTGCGGTTGCCGCGGCCACGACGTTCGCGGCAGGCATGATCGCACTGGCGCCCGCGAGTCCCGCTGCGGCCGCGACCCCCACATGCGACTGGGTGGCCTCGTACAGCGGAGCCTGGGTTCCCGTCTATCGGACGGGTACCAACGTCAACTGCAACCTGGTGCAGGGCACATACGGCGAAGCCGTCCGGCAACTGCAGACGACGCTCAACAAGTGCTACAAAGCGGGTCTGACGGTGGACAAGTCGTTCGGCCCCGCCACCCGGAACGCGCTCATCAAGGCCCAGCAAGCGGCCGGTACGCCGGCGGACGGGGAATATGGCCCGAACACCCGCAAGGCGATCAAGCACGAGCCGCTCAGCGGCAGCACGAACTGCGTCCGCGTTCCCTGA
- a CDS encoding IS6 family transposase, with protein MDSAPSYRRHRYPVEIIAHCVWLYFRFPLSFREVEELMLQRGVLVSYETVRRWCGKFGQAYANGLRSRRPRPRPGDTWHLNEVFIKVNGELKYLWRAVDADGNVLDILVQNRRDTAAARRFFRRLIQKTCSVPRVVVTDKLRSYGAAHREVMPSVEHRSSKYLNNRAENSHQPTRQRERAMKGFRSVGGAQRFLSAFSGISPHFRPRRHLMTASGYRAEMTVRFAIWDQITGAGRPTTA; from the coding sequence GTGGACAGCGCACCGTCGTACAGAAGGCACCGGTACCCGGTCGAGATCATTGCCCACTGCGTGTGGTTGTACTTCCGCTTCCCGCTGTCGTTCCGCGAGGTGGAGGAGCTGATGCTTCAGCGTGGTGTGCTCGTCTCGTATGAGACGGTGCGGCGCTGGTGTGGGAAGTTCGGCCAGGCCTACGCAAACGGACTACGCAGTCGCCGGCCCCGGCCCCGGCCCGGCGACACATGGCACCTGAACGAGGTCTTCATCAAGGTCAACGGTGAGCTGAAGTACCTGTGGCGGGCCGTCGACGCCGACGGCAACGTGCTGGACATCCTCGTGCAGAACCGGCGGGACACCGCCGCGGCCAGGCGGTTCTTCCGCCGCCTGATACAGAAGACCTGTTCGGTGCCCCGGGTGGTCGTCACCGACAAGCTCCGCTCCTACGGCGCCGCCCATCGCGAGGTCATGCCCTCCGTCGAGCACCGCAGTTCGAAGTACCTCAACAACCGGGCGGAGAACAGTCACCAGCCCACGCGGCAGCGTGAACGCGCTATGAAGGGCTTCCGCTCTGTCGGCGGGGCACAGCGATTCCTGTCCGCGTTCAGCGGCATCTCACCCCACTTCCGGCCCCGACGCCACCTGATGACAGCCTCCGGCTACCGAGCTGAGATGACCGTCCGCTTCGCCATCTGGGACCAGATCACCGGCGCCGGCCGGCCCACCACGGCCTGA
- a CDS encoding zinc-binding dehydrogenase, whose translation MRAWQFTEVGAPLTLNEVPTPTPAADELVVHVRAAGLCHSDIGFLDGTLTPLLPFRPITLGHEIAGVVSAVGSDVTQFTVGQKVVIPAAIEGPGTSKNGGFADEVVVLERLVVPLPEGVPFDQAAAATDAGLTSYHAVSVQGKVTAGSRVGIIGLGGLGSLGAQAARALGATLFVAEKNERVHDFARSLGAERVANDITDFAGEDLDVVIDFAGFGTTTDGAIRSVRRGGRIVQVGLGLARAEIDLQALTLNEVELVGSQAGTKEDCAAVLDLVAEGKLSSRITEIGFEEIADGIGRLERGEVIGRLVATFG comes from the coding sequence ATGCGCGCATGGCAGTTCACCGAAGTCGGAGCACCCCTCACGCTGAACGAGGTGCCGACGCCGACGCCGGCCGCGGACGAACTCGTGGTGCATGTCCGCGCCGCTGGGCTCTGCCACAGCGACATCGGGTTCCTCGACGGCACACTGACGCCGCTGCTGCCGTTCCGTCCGATCACGCTCGGCCATGAGATCGCGGGCGTCGTCTCCGCCGTGGGATCCGACGTCACCCAGTTCACCGTCGGTCAGAAGGTCGTCATCCCCGCGGCCATCGAAGGACCGGGCACCTCGAAGAACGGCGGGTTTGCGGACGAGGTTGTCGTCCTCGAACGACTCGTCGTCCCCCTGCCCGAGGGAGTGCCGTTCGACCAGGCGGCAGCTGCCACGGACGCAGGTCTCACCTCGTACCATGCGGTCTCGGTGCAGGGAAAGGTCACTGCTGGCTCCCGGGTCGGGATCATCGGCCTCGGCGGGCTCGGCTCACTCGGCGCGCAGGCTGCGCGCGCACTTGGCGCGACGCTGTTCGTCGCCGAGAAGAACGAACGCGTTCACGACTTCGCACGCTCGCTCGGCGCTGAGAGGGTCGCGAACGACATCACCGACTTCGCCGGCGAGGACCTCGACGTGGTCATCGACTTCGCCGGCTTCGGAACGACCACCGACGGCGCGATCCGCTCCGTCCGCCGGGGCGGCCGGATCGTCCAGGTGGGCCTCGGCCTCGCCCGAGCCGAGATTGACCTGCAGGCACTCACCCTCAACGAGGTCGAACTTGTCGGCTCGCAGGCCGGAACGAAGGAGGACTGCGCGGCGGTGCTGGACCTCGTCGCCGAAGGAAAGCTGTCCTCGCGCATCACCGAAATCGGGTTTGAGGAGATCGCCGACGGGATCGGCCGGCTCGAGCGCGGCGAAGTCATCGGGCGGCTGGTTGCCACGTTCGGATGA